In Armatimonadota bacterium, the following are encoded in one genomic region:
- a CDS encoding type II secretion system protein: MMRQTHREGGFGLMEVMLAVALYAIALVSLFGLLITSVTAGTIGESAAVAVNLARQRMEGLAALDVPTMLAEGCGTTTTAQVPDGQGRPYTITVGCLEPPGAGYVDVTVTVRWTVQGGRAPGGGQYARTLQTRVAR; the protein is encoded by the coding sequence GATGCGGCAGACCCACCGCGAGGGCGGCTTCGGACTGATGGAGGTGATGCTGGCGGTGGCGCTCTACGCCATCGCCCTGGTCTCCCTCTTCGGCCTCCTCATCACCTCGGTCACCGCCGGCACCATCGGGGAGAGCGCGGCGGTGGCGGTCAACCTGGCGCGGCAGCGCATGGAGGGGCTGGCCGCGCTGGACGTGCCCACGATGCTGGCAGAAGGCTGCGGTACCACGACCACGGCTCAGGTGCCCGATGGCCAGGGGCGCCCCTACACGATCACCGTCGGCTGTCTGGAGCCGCCTGGAGCGGGCTACGTGGACGTGACCGTCACCGTGCGGTGGACGGTGCAGGGTGGGCGCGCTCCGGGCGGAGGTCAGTATGCGCGCACGCTGCAGACCCGTGTGGCCAGGTAG